The Brassica oleracea var. oleracea cultivar TO1000 chromosome C7, BOL, whole genome shotgun sequence sequence AGGTTAGAACATTCAAAGTGGAATTTCAGTTGACATTGGGAACATTTGTAAAGATATCTATCACAAAATTTCTCTTCACAAAAGTCACATGTGCCATGATAATAGTTTATCAGGTGGACAAGAGAGTGTTTATGGGCTTTGGGATGTTCAATAACATCTGGTGGTGGATTTTTGATACATACCGTATCAACAACGAATTTACATAAAGGACAGTGATAAAACATATTAACCAATGTTTTTCCGCACAACTTACAGTTTTTACTCTCATAAAACTTTTCCGGGATGGAGAGGTGGAGAGGGTGTTCAGGATGAGACGGGTGGTTGATCTCTAAAGATGACTCTGCACATTCTTTGTGAAAAAATATTTTACATTCGTAGCAACGATAGCCATCTTTGGTGCAATCATTTTCTCGATAGCAACCACTGCAACTGCGAACCCAAGGTGTTGGGTATAAAGGGTGTTTGTGAGTTGGTAGCTTTATTCTATTCATGGTGACAAACGTTTGTGATGATATTAAGCACATTAATCGATGTATTTATATCATTCAACAAAATAAAAGATTCTTGATCATAATAAAATAACAAGAAAAGAATACATGCTAAACTTATGAATATGTTTCTCCTTTAGCAAATGCTAGCCTATCTTATGCTTTCTTGGATATGAATTAATATACATTCTTTCTTGATATTTACGCATGAATCTAGGACTATGATTTGTCATTAGATAAAATTTTAACAAACAAAAATTAAGATATATAGAAAGAAAATGTCTAGCTGAAAAAGGCGCAACGAATTACTCATTTTGCTCAAGTTGTATCTATGCTTGTACAGTTTTATGATAGTTTTGTAAAGCTCTAAACGACCGGTCAAAGGAATTGATCCGTTTAATTATGTTCTTCTCCTGGTCCATGAATCCATCTTTCTCTCGAGATGCCCTACCATCGTCATCGCGTTCTATCTTAAATTTACCAGTTTGCCACTTCCAAGAAACTTCTCGTCCTTTTTTTTAGAAACGTGTTCTTTCCTAAAGCAGTCTAATTCAAATATTTTTATATGACTAACAAAATATTATGAATATTCCCAAAAATTGTCAAATGCATAGAAGAGTACAAGATTACACCAACCATGTTTCCTTACCGCGTATATCTTTGAATAATGCTAAATAAAGCTTAATACTTTGAAATCAAATTAATCCTTCGACTCGGACATTACTTTCATAGACTCGGGGGCAGAGGTCTTAATCAAACAAGCACCAAATATTCAACCAATATCTTTATGCAATAAAAACTAAAAGCTACAAACTTAACACTAAACTCAACAAAAGAGACTAAACTAGAATAAAATGTTTATAAATTCCAACTTAACAATACCCGTAGGCTCATATCTGAAATCTAGACATATATATACACTCATATCATACAAAATATTACTACTATAAAAAGATTATGGTCAAAAAGACTAATAGACCTTTCATAATATCATACAACATTCGAAATATATTGTTATATTTTATTGTTGTGCACTGCTATGCATATAGGATCTGATAGTTAACGCTTTATCAAAACATGTTCTTCTTTTTGTCGGTTTATGATATCAATCAAACAAGTTTTACTCGGTGCAATCCCTCGATGAACCAGTGACGAGTAAACGCTTTGTCTAAAACAAAATAGAACACAATATAATAATAAAATAATTAAAAAGGATAGTCAAAGTCACCATCAAACCAGTCTCCCTCACCGCGTTCACACCTTAACGCGCTTCCTTCGTCCCTGCATCTTCTTCTCTTCTCGCAGACAAAGAAACCATTTTTATAAATGTCCGAAACCAGAACCCTCGAAACCCAAATCATTGTCTGAACTCAAACACTTTGGAAGCTTTTTAAAGTTTGGTTTCACATCTAAACAAGGTCAAACACTTTTCAAACCAAAAAAAAAAACTAAGTCAAACTCTGGAGAATAAACTATTTCCCTCTTTAATGGAAGTCTCTGCTTTCCCATTCCCATACCTACAAGACGACGAGTGTTCCCATCTCCTCGGCCTATTTCAAGACATGGACTCTACTCCTTCTGGTTTTGAATTCGAAAATGTTGGTAACGACAACACTAGGAAACGCCCAAGAAAGGAAGAAGAAGAAGAAGAAGTGAATGGTAGTGATAAGGCTGCATCTGGAGATATACTCGCCACACTTCTGCTATTGGACGAGGAAGCTAAACAGCAAGTGAAGACAATGGATGGTTACTACAACCACGATGTTGCTCGTCCTAAACGACAGCGTAAAGCAGCGGTTGAGGAAACGGCCTCCCCTGCTTCGGACATCGCTAGCGGTTCCGGGTCTGGACCGAGTCATCACAGGAGGTTGTGGGTGAAGGAACGTACGACGGACTGGTGGGACCGAGTGAGCCGGCCGGACTTCCCGGAGGAGGAGTTCCGGCGAGAGTTTCGGATGAGCAGACCGACGTTCGATCTGATATGCGAGGAGCTGGACGCGACGGTGACGAAGAAAAACACGATGCTCCGCGACGCGATCCCAGCTCCCAAACGCGTCGCAGTCTGCGTCTGGCGTTTGGCAACAGGAGCTCCGCTTCGCCACGTGTCGGAGCGCTTCGGGCTGGGAATCTCCACGTGTCACAAGCTCGTCATCGAGGTCTGCCGCGCGATCTACGACGTCATGATGCCGAAGTATCTCCACTGGCCTGCGTCGGATCCCGAGATCCAATCGACGAAAAGAAAATTCGAATCGATCCACAAAATCCCAAACGTCGTCGGATCGATATACACCACGCACGTTCCCATCATCGCTCCGAAAGTCCACGTGGCGGCTTATTTCAACAAGAGGCACACGGAGAGAAACCAGAAGACGTCGTACTCGATCACGGTCCAGGGGGTGGTCAACGCCGAGGGGATCTTCACCGACGTCTGCATCGGGAACCCGGGGTCCCTCACCGACGACCAGATCCTCGATAAATCCTCGCTTTCGCAGCAGCGCGCGGCGCGTGGGATGCTACGCGACGGGTGGATCGTCGGGAACGGTGGTTTCTCGTTGACGGACTGGCTTTTGGTGCCGTACGCGAGGCAGAACCTGACGTGGACGCAGCACGCGTTCAACGAGAGCGTCGGAGGGATTCAGAAGGTGGCGACGGAGGCGTTCGGGAGGTTGAAAGGGCGGTGGGCTTGTCTGCAGAAGAGGACGGAGGTTAAGCTGCAGGATCTTCCGTACGTGCTGGGTGCTTGCTGCGTGTTGCATAACATTTGTGAGATGAGGAAGGAGGAGATGGCGGAGGGGGTGAAGTTCGAGGTGTTTGATGATGTGACGGTGCCGGAGAATAATATTCGATCCGTGGCTGCGTCTAGCGCGAGGGATCAGATCTCTCATAATCTCTTGCATCGTGGCCTCGCTGGGACAAGGGCTCTGTAAACTAAAATGTGGATTCTGTTTTGTCTTGAAACTGATTTTTTTTTTTTTTTTTTTTTTTTTTTAAAATTTTTTTNNNNNNNNNNNNNNNNNNNTTTGAACTTTTTTTTTTTTTTTTTTTTTTTTTTTTGCAAAATTCTTTTTCCAGATTAGTTAATACTTAGAAGAGATTGGATACAAAAAGCATAGTTGATTTGAGTGTAGTAATTGGCTGGATTTGTCTGTACGATTATATTAACAATGTGTAATCGTTAGTTCTGTATTGTTCTCTATACAAATTGAATTCGAAACCTTCTAAAGCATTTTTCTTTCTTGGTGGGAAGTTATGTAAGAATGTTAAGTTGGAGTTACTATATGTTTAACTTGCTAGATAAGCATGTTCCTTAATCATTCTTTTTGGTAACACAACCGTTACATGCATTTATCTTTGTTTCACGTGGCATATGTATGCGGTCTACATTTTATATTTGATGCTAGCTGTGAGTAAATTATATTTGTGAAACAACATGAAACACTATCTCAACATAAAATTTCATTCACCAACTCAAAACACTTGTTTCAAAAAGGCAATCTTTAGTTTTATTATGTTTATTATAATTGATTGAGAATATTATTCTATATATATATACCGAATCCATATGTTGAACAGACTTTTGAATTAATTGATTTTTTTTTATATAAATTAATATCTACCAATGATTATGAGTCAATACTGGTTTTCTTTAGGTCGAAGTTATTAGTCAATCAATATGAACTAGTCTATGATTCAAATCTCCTAATAATGGTTTTTAATTATGAAATTGCTTTTTACAAATCTGAATGCAATTAAGGTGACATCAAAGGATGAAATGTTTTCGATCTAAAGATCTTAGACTTAAATGAATGTGGATAACTATAAAAGCTGTGATATTATCCAACTGTTCGGACTATATTATAAACAGTTAAAATCGTCATTCGTCAAAAGCGTCGCAGCTTTGTTCCCTAAAAAAGCCATTTGGCTACTTTCAAGCCGGCCTGAGTCCTACATATTTACCAGATTACCCCTACTGTCACCATCGTCTAAGCTTATCCAAAGGGTAATATCGTAATTTCGAAATAACCAATCTCCCACGATCAAAAACAGCAAACCAACGAAGGCGCGGTTCGTCTCGATCCCGTCCTCTCATGGCTGCTGCAGGGACGTCGTTTGATTTCGATTTCGATTTCGATTTCGAGCTCTTCACGTACTCATTTAATCGATTCAATCTCTCATAGGCCCCTGATTTTTGGATTTGATCATTTGGATTCCGAAGGTAACGAGGTTTTGGTTATCTCATCTTCTATCTCCTGAAGTTTGATCCGTTCTCTAAGGTTCCGTTTCTGTTGATTTCTATGCTTATTGATGATGATTGACTCCGTCTCATGAAGTTCATATCTTTTTTTTGATTCAGTTTTATTCTAGGGTTTGTTTGTTAGTGATTGAGTTTGCTTTTGATTACTTTCAAGCTGTGGATTTTTGGTTATTTCTAGTTTATTTTGGCAATGAAGTTTGAAAGAAAAAAAAAACGAATTTTAAAGAGAATGATTTAGTTGAAACTGAGGCATTTTAGTTTCATGATTAGTAGGCAATGCAGATAAGCTGTGATGATTAAGTGTTGATTATGTGGTTGATGTTTTTAGGTGCACCGTCTAAATAATTCTGACAGCATATATGTACTGCAACTCCTCAAGCTTGTCATGTGCCACTGCGTGTACAGTGTTTACAAATAAAACAGCGGACTCGCGAAAAGCTAAGGGAATGTCATTATGTCAGCACCTGGGAAGTTTGATTATTCTTCCGGTGGGCCAGATAGGACTACGTTATACAGGTCCAACTTAGCTGCTGCACAGATGGAAAGATCTAGTACCTTTCGCGAGACGGTTGAACACCATCCTGTCTCGTCATCTTCTCACCCGAACGCGTTGAGAAGAAGCACTTCACCGTTAGCACAAACCGACGTAACGAATTTCTTTCAGTGTTTGCGTTTTGATCCGAAGGTGGTTGCCGCGGATCACAAGTCTTTTATTCGTCACGGTGACTTTAAGCGTCATGTGAATATCGCTCTTGGGATTCAGGGAGATGAATCTCTAAGTGCAACGCTGAAAGGGAAGTTGATTCCGTCTCCTGTACCAGAAGAGATTAAAAGACTGAAGGCTGGTCTGCGCGAAAACAATGTGAAGGCCAGGTAGTTTGTTTATACGATAAGTTGATAGATGCTGTTCACATAGAGTAAAGAGAGTTTCTCCAATCTTTGTATCAAACTTTTGGAGTTCTGTTTACCTAATTGGGTTTCTGCTGTTGCAGGGAGCGTGTCAAAATTTTCAACGAAGCGTCCTCTGTATTTAACAAGTTTTTTCCTACCGTACCTACAAAGAAAAGGTCTCGACCGGAAGGGTTTTCCAGTGACCGCTTGGCTTTAGGGCCTGGTTTAGGTAAAATGGGAATACAAGGTCAGACTCTGCCTGGCTGTTTTGAGTTTGACGAGCAAAATGTGGACGAACGACCTAAAAGTGGTGCAATAAATAAGCGGACACGTACTTCCATGGTAATTCCTGAAATTTGTTCGACAAGATAAGCTTTGGTGTATTATCCTTGTGGATCTGTTTTCACCAAATATAGTGGCTCATATGTCTATTGAACAGACCTTTTGTGTCATGATGCAGTCTTCATCGGAGAATATAGAATTCGGACTGTTATCATAGAATTAAGCTAGAATTGTTAGTAGCAAATAATTATATAGAAAGTTCTTCGTGTAAGGTAAATTGTGCTTCCAGTAGTATTCAATGTATAAGAAATGACATATTCAAGCCAGAAATATACAGAGATTAGTCCTGTTAGAGTGTTTTCTTCTTTGCTTATTGTGTTCTCACCTTATAAAGTATTTTTACTTCAGGATGTTGTTTTTAATTTTGGATTCTGAATAAGAAAACCCTCTGGCAGTTATTATTAATTCATATTACTTTAACTGATTGGTAAGTACAAATTCAAAATATTTTAATTCTGCTATTATGTGATTCAGATGGATGTTCGAAGTAATGCTATTGTTCGAGCTGCTGTAGATAGGGATAAAGACACAATGAGGATGGCAAATCATAATGCAGTTCAGGGTGAAGATCGATCTTCAATTGGTACTGATGGTTGGGAAAAGTCGAAAATGAAGAAAAAACGATCTGGCATAAAAACAGATGGTCCTTCTAGTTTGGCTTCAAATAAAGCTGTTGATGGTTACCAGGACTTGAAGCAGGGCATACCAAAACCAGCTGGTGATTCCAGGTTGAGATTGAATGGTGACTCGAACATGTCAAGGTATGGCTTACTGTATTAGATCATAACTTTATGGTTCAATATTAATTTTGATTCTTTCCCAAATTTCCTCTTTAAGCTTCTTTTGTTTTCTTAAGAATTCATTGAATGACACAAGTAGAAAAGAACAAAGCTAAGATGAGAACAACAGTGCCTTTATAAACCTACAAAATTACCTTGATTCGACAATTGCTGTAATCCATTTGATTGGTTATGGAATTTAGGTTGGTGGCTGAAATTATACCGAAGATCTTTTGTTTAGCGCCTGTCTGATTGAGCACAATCTCTTCTTTTGCTCATCATTCATGTCTCTGCCGTCTGTCAGTGAACGTTATTGTGACTCTTTTTTATGATCATTCCAGTTGATAAATGTCTGTGTGAATTACTCGTGTAGGCATGGGTCAGTAAACGGGGCTGTACCATATGGAAGATCTGATAGCCTCTCTCGGCAGACAGGCTTGGCAGGGGGTTCCTTGCCTTCCAGAGATTCAGATCACAGTTCGTTGTACAGTGAGAAGAGAGAACGAGCTATTGCCTCAGATAAGGAAAGGGTGAATCTCAGGGCTATCAACAAGTATGTGTTAACAAACTTACAATCTAACTACACCTGCCAATATTTCGCTAGATCACATTCGTCAATTTTTCTTGCCTGTATTATTTCTGATGTTCTTGTTACTCTCTGCTGGGTTCTTTTCAGGTCAAATATTCACGATGAATCCAATTCTTCAAGCCCAAAAATAAATGTTACAGTTCGTGGTCCGAGATCAGGATCAGGGCTTCCGCCGAAACTTTCTCCGGTTGTCCATAACACTCCTTCTCCAAGTGATTGGGATATTTCTGGTTGTACAAACAAACCTCCATTGTTGTCTGGGGTTCCTAATCGCAAGCGTATGACATCAAACCGATCTTCATCACCACCTGTCACTCAATGGGCCGGTCAAAGACCAAAAAAGATATCCCGTGTTGCAAGGAGAACGAGCTTGGTCCCATTTGTTTCAAGCAATGACGACATTCCTTCATCAGACAACATGTCAGATGTTGGTTGTAGTGAAACAAGTTTTGGATTTCCTAGACGCTCGCCAGCAGCTTCTCCTCGAATGAGATTAAAAGGTGAGAATAGCTTGTCTACAACAGCTTTATCAGGAAGTGAAGAATTTAGCCCCCCTGAGATCAAATCTAAAGACAAGGGAAAGCAATCTGATGAGGTTGATGGTAAAGCTGCTCTGAATGTCCGTAAGCTCTCCATCACTGGTTTACAATCGAGAAAAAACAAGCTTGTCTTCTCTGGAGAAGAGCTTAGAGATGGTGTGAGGAGACAAGGAAGGACAGGCCGTGGCTTTGGTTCAACAAGGTCTGTAAACCCAATGGGAGTTATGAGACATGGAACAACAAAACAACTTCGCAGTGCAAGAAATAGTTCTGACAAGAATGAAAGGTAGACCCTGTTTCTAGTACCTGTAGTTAGGTTTCATGAGTCTTTATCTCCTAGTTTTTTTAACATACGCTCTCTGCAGCAGGGTAGGTCGTCCACCCACTAGGAAGCTCTCTGACCGCAAGGCTTACAAACGTCAGAGAAATACATCGGCAAACGCTACAACACTAGATTTTCTTGGTCAGTTCCATTAATCAGATTTGTTCTTTCGCAGGATTGCTGTTTCTTCTTTCTTTTTCATGAATATTTTTATTTTCATTGTTGTCTCAGATGATGGGCATGAAGAGCTACTAGCTGCTGTTAACTCCGCTATTAACTTTGGTAAGTAATTCTTTGGTTTCTCGTGTATGTTTATTTTTTTTCTAGATTTTCTTTTCTGGATTCATTCGTTTAGTTCTTTGATGCAGCTCAGAATTTTTCTAGCCCTTTCTGGAAGCAAATGGAGCGCTATTTTTGCTTTATATCTGATGCACATATCAATTTTGTGAAACAGCTGGTAATTCGTTTTCCTGCTATTCTTACGATAGAGTTTTACACTTGAGACCTCATAGTTTTTAGGATGTGACAGATCATTTGTATATGTTCCTTTGCATATACGTAGCACTTACGTGATCTAATGATAGATTGCATATTTTGCCTTTCCAATGTTTGGTGAAGATAATTACAGCTCCATTATGCTGACTTCTCATTTTAGTTAAATGTCATAACCGTTTTCTCTTTCAGGGTGGCATCTCCCCCATGAGTACTACACCAGTTGGGACATCTTCAGACTTCGATGGTCGTGAAAAATTTTCCGAGGGACTTACAACCAGTAGAGTGGATTCTAAAGCTTCGCCCCTTTATCAGAGATTGCTATCAGCTCTGATTTCAGAGGACTCAGCCAGTGTAAATGAAGATTTACAATTTGATGGATTTGGAGCCGATGCTGAGTCAGAATTCAGTGCTTTGAATCATATGGAGTTCAATGGTTATAGGAGTGATAAACTGGAATTTGATGAGCTAGAAGATGATGTGTCTGTTATCCCGCTCAAGGGTGTTAATAGCTCAGCCCACATTGTCAGTGGAAGATTTACAGATCACTTATACGCCGACTTCTCAGACATTCAGTATGAAACTTTGGGGATAGATGAGAAGATATATTTGGAAGCTCAATCTATTGGCATTTGCTTGGAACCTATGGTATACTTCCCCTGGATCTGGACTCAGATTTCTATAGTTCCTTAGTTGATTGATGTGTTTTCTTGCAGGCTAATATCTCAAACGTGGAGGATGAAGGAATAGTTGACGAGATCAAAACGTTAGAGGAGGCTGTCTACGAGGTGGTATGTTTTCTCACGTGTTCTTATCTTTCTTTTAACAACTTGACAACTTATGATTACTTTTTCGCTTTTGATTTACTTGTTTACTACTATTGTGTTCTCAAGATAGCTAACTTTGTGATGTTGTCTATCTTAAAACTTAAGGGTTCCAAGAAGAAAGAGATGTTGAATCGGTTACTAACGCCTGCCCTAGAGATGAAAGAACTTCAGGAGAAGTATGAATTTGTCTTCCTTCTGATTTTCTTGCACGCCTTTAATGATTTAAAATGCGATCTGACTTTTTCTGATATTTTTCTCCTGATATAGGGAGTTTGATCGGCTTGGTTACGAAAAACTCATCGAAATGGCATATGAAAAGAGCAAGGTAGGTTATTATTTTGGCTAAATGGTTTATTACAAGGTCATGTTGTGATAATTTTATATGGATTTTGTTTACAGGCAAGTCGGCGGCATCACTCCGCTAGTGGAAAGAGTTCAGCTAACAAGGTATCAAAGCAGGCCGCATTTGCTTTCATGAAACGGACGCTTGGAAGATGTCGACAATTCGAAGAAACAGGCAAAAGCTGCTTTAGTGAGTCTACATTCAAGAACATCCTCGTTGCCGGGCTTACTCAAATTGAAGATAATCCCACGGACAAGGAAGATATTTTATCAGCTTCAAGTATGACTTTTTATTTTTTTTTGCCTTACCGAACAGTCTACTATGATTTTGAACCCACAAACTCTCTGTTAATACGAATATCTCCTCTTCTTCTTCTTTTTTTTGTCTCTGGCAGCACCGATGGGATCACAGCCTAGCTCATCATTGGCATTGCGAATTAAGCAGAACACGGAGAATTATACAGATTCTTCTGAACATACTTTACGGGAAGGGAAAGATGAAACGATGTGGTTAAATAGAACGAAGGAGAGAGAGTTGCTACTTGATGATGTGTGTGGGACACCACTTTCAAGCAGTACAAAAGGGAAGAGAAGTGACAGAGACAGAGATGGAAAAGGACAGGCTTCATCATCGAGAGGCAGAGGAACTAAAAAGATGGGTCGGCCTGCACTGTCAAATAACGCCAAGGGTGAACGGAAATCGAAAACAAAACCTAGGCTGAAAACAACTCCTATGTTTTCTTCTCCTTCTGTCAGTATCCTGGAGCAAAACAGAACATCATCGTCCAAACCAACTGATACAAACAACAGCGAGTATAGTAACTTGGAGACACTGGACGAGACAGAGCCACTTGACCTATCTGGCCTGCAGATACCAGACGGTTTAGGTGGTCCAGATGATTTCGATGCACAAGCAGGAGATCTAAGCTCATGGTTGAACATCGATGACAATGCCTTACAAGATAATGATATAGATCTCCTTGGACTTCAAATACCCATGGATGATCTTTCAGACTTAAAGATGATGGTATAAGCTCCCACCCTCACTGTCTTTATCACTGTACAGCCTCCTCTGTTATACCATTAGCGACAAAGAAAGATAAGTAAAAGGAAAAACAAGTTTTGGTCCCCAGAAAGAATAACCACTCACCACTCACCAGTCACCATCATCATGTTTAGGGGTTCTCTTTCTTTCTGTTTCTTATAGGTTGATTACTAGAGATGGTGGTGAGACTTTTTTTGTTTATTGGTGATGGGTGGTGTATTTGGCTCCGGCGATTAAGATAGGTCGGTAGTTAAACGCAAGATAAGAAAGAGTGATAGTAATGTTGTGTAGTGATATATAGATAAGTCTCAGGTTTTCTTTTTTCGCTTTTGTAACCTCAGAATCATTTATTGTTGCCTCTGTACATACATTTTATGTTCCTTAATAAAATGAGATGTACTTTCTTATGTACAAGGTAAGACGGGAGAAAATCTTATTACTATCGTTTTCTGCATTCTCCAAGAGGCAATCTAGTTAAAAAGGATTCTAGAACTTTTATTACAGAACTGAGAAAGAGTACACAAGCAAACGGTCTAAAAAGTTCAAAAAGAAAAGAAAAGGGTCTGCTTCTTCTTATGACCTAAAGTGTCTGACTTCCTAAGCAACTCTTGAGAACATCCATGACAGCTCCAAAATCTGCTTTCACTTCAACAGGAGGATTCGAGAATCTGCAAGCCATGCACAGGTATAGCATTCGAGTGATAATCAATCTTCCACTGAGTAAACTTCAACCCATGAGCAGTCCTCACAACCACGGTTTGACCAGTCAAGGCGCAATCACTCCTTGGTTCCTCACTCCTTGGTCAAAGCCACACCTATGTGAACAGATAAACATCCCAGTTGATACGCTTGCGCCATCGCATCCATCAGCTCCTCCTCCGCAGATTCTTCCACGGTCCCATCCCACTTTTTAAGCGCTTTGAAACAAAAAAAAATTTCTGTAAAATATGTATCTTTTCGAAATGGAAAGAGTATTAGAGAAAAATACTTTTGACATGGCGTAACAAATGTCTCCGTATATTCGAAATTACATGTTTATTTTACATTTTTAACACAGTCACGTGCTTCTGCGCAATCTACTTTTTTTTTTTTTTTTAATTTCAATTTTATCATAAATTTCCCAAATTGGCATCATTACAATTATAATCAGACTAGAACTTGAGCAAAAAAAGGTACAACCATAGATTGATAGCTTTGAGTCATCGCACACATAGCCAAAGTTGCGGGCGCAACTCCGGATCCTTCCCTCATTACCATCTCTCCTGTTAATCCGGTAAGGGAGCTGAGTCCCAGAAGACTCTCATACACTAATGTGCGAGAGCGAGACATTGACTAATGAAACACTACGATCTACTCCAATCTGCATAATCTCAATTCACTATAGTCGTAGTTATCTGAATAAGAAATTACGTAGCTTATGATTTCACTTGTAAGTAAAAACAAAAGGATGAAGATTGTCTCAAAGAACAAAACAGCATGTTCAAAGCAAAAGAAAAAAAACTCATACCATCTGTAACAGACATCATCAAACTGACGCAGCAACACAACCAAACCATTCATATGACTCGACAGGAAAGGTAAGCACATCAACACACTCAACTTTTCCCCACAGCTCACGTCCATTGCATCTTGATTCTAAAGAAATCTTGGCATGCCGAATTTTGTTGCTTCGGTTGATATACGGATCCCACATAACTAAAAGTTGGCCACCAGAGACCACCAGTCCAACGTCACTCCCAGTTTTTAAACCCTTGATCTCTCTCCACTCTATACCCTCATTCTCAGTCTCAGAGGCAGACCACATTAAGTAACCGGAGTCAGTGCAAGAGTATATTACATTCCTCATATCACACGAAACTTCCATGGAATCTGTTATTGCACTCGACGACGTCTCTCTTACAAATTTCCATGTACCATTGTTCGGCTCGTAAGAGAATTCCTTCTCATCTGTGGCTAAGTAAAGTTTCCCTTTGAACTCATTAACTTTAAAATATTCACTATATTTGCGTAAGTGATTACGTAACTCTACATCATCAGCGCCAGGACCAGGCAAGGATGTCCAAGACTGAGTTTTCAGGTCAAATACCTCAATCCAGTTCGCATTGTACTTGTCAATATCACAACCTCCCATCACATATATTTTCTCATCGACTAAAACTGTACTCGCATCCTCCCGTGCCACGGTCATGTTAGGGGCATCACGCGAAGTGTGACTCCGACAGTCAAAGATCCGAACCGAGGAAGATGGTTCCTGGTCGGGTCCAACGATTATGTGTACATGTCCGAACCAAACGTTTCCATGCAAAGTAATTCGGGAAAAGAGTTGGTAGAATAGGAAGGTATAGGAACAACCGAAAATCCACTCGAGTTCCGTTTAAACCTATTTTTCCTCCCTCCCCGTTTGGTTCGGTTTTGATTATTAGGTTTCGGCCGA is a genomic window containing:
- the LOC106306775 gene encoding putative nuclease HARBI1, with the translated sequence MEVSAFPFPYLQDDECSHLLGLFQDMDSTPSGFEFENVGNDNTRKRPRKEEEEEEVNGSDKAASGDILATLLLLDEEAKQQVKTMDGYYNHDVARPKRQRKAAVEETASPASDIASGSGSGPSHHRRLWVKERTTDWWDRVSRPDFPEEEFRREFRMSRPTFDLICEELDATVTKKNTMLRDAIPAPKRVAVCVWRLATGAPLRHVSERFGLGISTCHKLVIEVCRAIYDVMMPKYLHWPASDPEIQSTKRKFESIHKIPNVVGSIYTTHVPIIAPKVHVAAYFNKRHTERNQKTSYSITVQGVVNAEGIFTDVCIGNPGSLTDDQILDKSSLSQQRAARGMLRDGWIVGNGGFSLTDWLLVPYARQNLTWTQHAFNESVGGIQKVATEAFGRLKGRWACLQKRTEVKLQDLPYVLGACCVLHNICEMRKEEMAEGVKFEVFDDVTVPENNIRSVAASSARDQISHNLLHRGLAGTRAL